One region of Luteolibacter rhizosphaerae genomic DNA includes:
- a CDS encoding sce7726 family protein yields the protein MSSNFSKLAPIFRGPFLRKVANGAHMPELAERLRSCGLDHLMILPLWEIFEEAHKVLVQYYRCEYIFKNILTHNWFESEHAVENTYITEEFRIGRSRVDLAVFANASFAFEIKTDYDSMARIGTQTEDYLKVFDYVYVVTSLKLRDTAAKAIPKSVGMLTINSFGTLEAFRESESHGKFLDLKVFQGCLRQGEMVAMIEQSTGQKVDVPNSKIFTECRKRFKQMLPFEVQKLFVDQLRQRRYPVANLKLLKDAPPSLKHASLTLTGTAQEIERLRINLTKVWPRPDAKNHAHILPLPSRETERAHRCP from the coding sequence ATGAGTTCAAATTTCTCCAAGCTGGCTCCAATCTTTCGTGGCCCCTTCCTGAGGAAGGTGGCCAATGGAGCCCATATGCCTGAGCTTGCTGAACGGCTGCGTAGCTGCGGACTTGATCACTTGATGATCCTTCCACTCTGGGAAATTTTCGAGGAGGCTCATAAAGTCTTGGTCCAATATTATCGCTGTGAGTATATCTTCAAAAACATTCTTACGCATAACTGGTTCGAGTCTGAGCACGCGGTGGAGAATACATACATTACGGAGGAATTCAGGATTGGAAGGAGCCGCGTGGATCTCGCGGTTTTCGCAAATGCCTCGTTTGCCTTCGAGATCAAGACCGACTATGATTCCATGGCCCGAATCGGGACTCAGACTGAAGATTATCTTAAGGTTTTTGACTATGTTTATGTAGTCACCTCGCTAAAACTCCGCGACACTGCCGCCAAGGCAATTCCTAAGAGCGTGGGGATGCTGACGATTAATAGTTTCGGGACTCTTGAGGCCTTCCGGGAATCGGAATCACATGGGAAGTTCCTCGACCTCAAAGTCTTTCAAGGTTGCCTTCGGCAGGGAGAGATGGTGGCCATGATCGAGCAATCTACCGGACAAAAAGTCGACGTTCCGAATTCGAAGATATTTACGGAGTGCAGGAAGCGGTTTAAGCAGATGTTGCCGTTCGAGGTCCAAAAGTTGTTTGTCGACCAATTGCGCCAGCGGAGATATCCGGTCGCTAATCTGAAACTTTTGAAGGATGCTCCGCCTTCGTTGAAACACGCATCTCTTACGCTCACTGGAACCGCACAAGAAATTGAACGTTTAAGGATAAATCTAACCAAAGTCTGGCCAAGACCTGACGCCAAAAATCATGCCCACATACTTCCCCTTCCTTCGCGGGAAACAGAACGAGCTCATCGCTGTCCGTGA
- a CDS encoding sce7725 family protein, translating to MPTYFPFLRGKQNELIAVRELSGRIADSSAVRPIIEPVNGNATTIGALNEFYRQGMQFGLIVNPSHGEFAGNEARLLSDVIKPTVLDYDNFFPILQVDRNTSLAQVEWFKKQFPQEWKAVIYRAMPEVPRVLDWVTTDARIYHHIFLDGRVSGEYVTQVPAARRVMIRDNFNKQERNKDYELVEHFTDMNTLVGNPEGVGWGDFSIVGSKFSEGGGQAYAVAIHHVHQSQNGDHLDVSHAISDRQDTDEDTPGKVIEAVNNLLSRVENLYPNDTSACREYQKMSRTGVSRGLGYLKRLAIRHHLEIFLPQ from the coding sequence ATGCCCACATACTTCCCCTTCCTTCGCGGGAAACAGAACGAGCTCATCGCTGTCCGTGAATTGTCAGGGCGAATCGCCGATAGCTCGGCAGTTCGTCCCATTATCGAACCCGTTAATGGCAACGCCACTACAATCGGGGCTCTAAACGAGTTCTACCGACAAGGTATGCAGTTCGGTTTGATCGTAAATCCCTCGCATGGGGAATTTGCCGGCAACGAAGCCAGGCTTCTTTCCGACGTCATCAAGCCTACTGTGCTGGATTACGACAACTTTTTCCCGATTTTGCAGGTCGACCGCAATACGAGCCTTGCCCAGGTGGAATGGTTCAAGAAGCAGTTCCCTCAGGAGTGGAAGGCGGTCATCTATAGAGCAATGCCGGAAGTGCCCAGAGTGTTGGACTGGGTCACAACAGACGCGCGGATCTATCACCATATCTTTTTGGACGGGAGGGTGTCAGGAGAATACGTCACCCAAGTCCCCGCCGCACGCCGCGTAATGATCAGGGATAATTTCAATAAGCAGGAGCGCAATAAGGACTATGAGCTAGTTGAGCACTTCACAGACATGAACACCCTCGTAGGCAATCCCGAGGGTGTGGGTTGGGGAGACTTTTCCATAGTTGGAAGCAAATTTTCGGAAGGTGGGGGCCAAGCTTATGCGGTTGCCATCCACCACGTCCACCAATCGCAAAATGGCGATCATCTTGATGTTAGCCACGCAATCTCAGATCGGCAGGACACCGATGAGGACACTCCCGGCAAAGTGATCGAGGCGGTCAACAACCTGCTCTCCCGCGTGGAGAATCTCTACCCCAATGACACCAGTGCTTGCCGTGAGTATCAGAAGATGTCTCGCACGGGCGTTTCGCGCGGGCTTGGCTACCTTAAACGTCTGGCCATTCGGCATCACCTTGAAATCTTTCTTCCTCAATGA